The Peromyscus eremicus chromosome 2, PerEre_H2_v1, whole genome shotgun sequence genome includes the window CTTGTACAGTGTTTGGGCCAGGCTTCGAAAACAGAAAGTAAAGTTCAGAGTGATAAGTGTATTCGTCAAGGTTCTCTAGGGTCAAAGaatttatggaatgaatctctctatctctctggaatgacttacaggctgcagtccaactaatccaacaatggttgGCTGTGAAGGGAAACTCCAAGAATCTATAGTTTCTCAGTCCCACGAGGCTGGgggtctcagctggtcttctgtatatgctggaatcctgaagaagtaggctctaatgccagtgaaggactGGATGTGCTGGCAAGGTGAGGGCAAAAAAGTAAAGAAGGAAGCTTTCCTTCTTCCACTGTCCTTTAGAGGTTTCCAACAGAAgttgtggcccagattaaaagtgtgtcttcctgcctcagctctggaTCAAAAGcctgtgccttccagcctcaagatccggATCAAAGGCAcattgtcttcctgcctcaatgaTCTGGCTCACAGGTTTGTCTCctatttctggattgtagtttattacaaatgtagtcaagttgacaaccaagaatagccatcaccgCAAGGGACATGGAGTAGGAGCTGATGGAGAACTTTTAGATGTGCCCTGTCCATATGACAGCTATTAAACACATACAGCTCTTCAGCATTTGAAGGATGACTAACACACCAGTTTGTCATTGTGTTTAATTTGTATTAACTGCAAAGGGCCATGTGCAGATATTGGTTATTGACTAGCAAAGCTTCAGACCTTCATCCACTGGGTGACTGGTCCCTTGCTATCTCCTATGCCGAACCAGGCCATGCTGGGGACACAGATCAGCCAGGTAGTTGAAACCATGCATAAGGACTGTCCTAGAGGCCAACCAGGAGAAGAGTGTGGCTCAGTCAGGGGTCACGGGAGGTTTCTCAGAGAATGCTGGCTCTGGAGGGATGAGTAGAAATTTATCAGGGATACAGAGAAGAACGGAAGTTAGGTGGCAGGTGTGAATGAAGGCACAGCACTGGGAGGGATGGggtgtgctttggaaactgtagTCTTTGTTGATGGGGCCTTGGGGTCTGGTCACCAGAAATCTGACGTTCCCTGAGAGAGACGGGAGCCACAGTGAGGCTTGTGAGCAGGTCAGAGGGTGGTCAGAGCATGTTTTGGGGACTTCGTAGGTAACCACAGTGGAGGGCAGCTGCAGGTAGGGGCACAAGCAAGGAGTCCGAGAGCCAGAGCAACCATAGCATAGCATGATGGTCTGCTGGACACAAGGCTGAGGTGGGCTTTCTGTTGTCACTGAGACCTGGACGTGACTATGAGAAGGATATGATTGCAGAACCCTGGAACTTAGAACGGAACTTAGAATTCAGAACTAGAACCCAGAATCCCCTGGAACCAACCTCCAAGCAGCTTTTTTAAACATTAtaattttttaactctttttgaGAGTATAATATAGTTCAATATCATTCTTCCCTTCCgttttctccctccaactcctcccttgTACCCCCCtcctttgctctttttcaaattcatggcctctttttctttgttattacatatatatgttattacacacacacacacacacacacacacacacacacacacatacacacactcctaaatatatgaatacaacctgctcagtccatgtaatgttacttgtatgtgtgttttcaggtctGACCATTGGTATTGGAAATCGGTTGGTGTGCtaatccctggggaagactgtccCGCTCTCAGCATTCTTTATTGTCCTTTAGTTCTTTGTCCAGGACTGAGGCCTTTCGAGCTTCCTCCTTCCACCTTAGCCTGTCTGTTGGTGGTGAATTTGTTTAGGTCTTGTTCAGCAAGTTCAGTGAGTTCTCCTCCAAGGtctatgacttcactagccctgagcagctggctaggtttccagtgctAGGCATGATGTCCCTCTTGTTAAGTAGGCCTTAATTCCAACTAGGGAACTGTTGGCTCTTGCCAAGGTATGAGTGTCACTCTTACACCCTTAGGGTCATTGTGCCCTgctggttgttgttgtggttcatagctAGGTAGGACCAAGCTGCTCTTTCTTTATTCTAACATACTTCCCGGCACTGTCTATTCAAAATCCGTTCTGTAGATATGTCTGTCCCCCACAAGACAGTGACACCAGGGGATAACGGGGCAGAGTGAGCTGCCTGGGAAGAACAGGTTTTGGCAGGGTCACGATGAGACCCAAGACCCCAAGGCTGGGGAGCTCAGAAAGAGGATAGAAGTTCCTAAGGCTGCATGTCCTCTCAGGGACCCAGGACAGGGAAATGTGCCTTCATTTATAGAGGTCAGAGAGGCCAAACGGTTCTGAGAGAATCTGCTCAGAGCCAGTCTCTCTTCTCACAGCAAACCAACCCCAGGTGGTGATATGATTGCCACAGAGTCCTCCGAGGGGAAGTCAGAGGGTGGCCCCACATAATTGGGAAATATGCGTACAGATTATTTCATGGGTTCCCTGATTTGGAGGAGACCCCATGTGTCCTCATTCAATTTCCATTATGCAGACGGTAGTCTGATAATAATATCACCTACCCTGCCCACCCCTTTGCCACCCTGTGACAAAGTCTTCCAAGACCCTGCCCTTCTGAGAGCTACAGAGAGCTATGGGACCAGGCTAGAAAACCTTTTCCCACCCAATGCCTGTGACAACCTGGCCAGCTGAGCCCCGGCAGCTCAGGGTCCTCAGCTCTTCCCAGCTCATGGCTCACCCAGCTGCAGCCTGGGACCTTCGGTGCTCCTGGGTCCCAGGCTCCAGGGGATCTCAGGGGGCCCGAGCCTTCTGCCCTCTGGCAGTTCCCACACAGGCTAAGGGAGGCTTGTTTCTCAGAGCTCCCGCCCCTCTCTCCAGCAATCCCCAGGGCGCCACGCATTCAATGGGCTATCAGGCTTGCCCATCActcttaccccccccccctctgTTACCCCTGAATAGGTGGGAATCCAGATAGTTACAGGCACTCCCATCCCCAAGCCCCCAGCCAATCTCTCCGAGGACCGTCTGGGACCTCGTAGTTCTGCCGAGTTACCTGCCTTACCACGCGGAGAACTGCGGGTACTTGCTTGGCTGGCGCTAAGCAGCCGGTTCTTTTGTCTGCCACTGCCCTAAAGCTGCGATCTCAGCTGGGCACCTAAACACTGAGCCTGCCTGGTCTGTGCTGCTGCGATTTTGCCCCGTGAGTCTAGACAGAGGTAACAGTTACAGTCTCCGGGTGTTTAGCTCCTGGAGACAGGTGTCTCTTTTTGGGGACTGTatgcctctcccctctctcttggCGTTGGCTGACGGTGTGACAATGCAAACAGGAATCCCGTGCAGGCAGACAGCAGGCAGGACAAGGCAGCGGCTGCTTGCCTTGCTTATTTCGGTGGGTGGGGGTGTTCGGGTTGGCTGTAGGCCCTTCAGGGTCCACATCTGCCGGGTTGGGACTGTGCCAAAGGCTCTGGCCTGTCCAGTTGCCTGGCTGCACTGCGCTGAgctgcaggaagcatggtggctgctggcaggCTCCCATGATGCTAATGAGGGCAGTCTCAGGCCAGGGGGAGGGGAGCCTTTGTCCTGTTCTTGTCTTTGCTGGAGAGTCCTCAGAGAGAGACAAGGGGCCCTCCACAGAGCCATGTACACATGATTAGCCTGCCATCACTCACATTGATGGCACTCAGAGCTCTGGAGTGTGGACAGAAatgggggaagaagagaaacaaacagGTCCTGGGCGGTCCCTGCACTTTCCAGGCAGTGGcctagagaaacagagagaaaacactgcTTTATGCTCtctcctctgtttttctttcctctccaggcTACACCTTCACTGTACTCAAGATAACACCCTACCACCAGCAGCAATGTTAGTGAGGCTCTGGTTAGAGTGTCTCTGATGATGTGTCCCCATGCTTCTTTCTGAACTCCCAGCATCTCTTAAGCCATGCCCTGGGTGGCTGACATGAGTCCCTGTGTGTGTCCTGCCTCTTTTCCCTACTGTCAGTGAACTACTGAGGCTCAGGTCTCCAGTGGCCCCACCCTGCAGAGAGTAGTGGTCCCACCTCATCTGAAAACTCTCATCAGCCTCCAGGGAGGGCACATAACAGACCAGTGCTTTAGCGATGTGTGACAGATGTCAAGAGGTGAATGGTTTGATTACCTCAGAGCAGCCCTCTCCAACTTGGGCCCCTAGATACCCAAGATGTTGGGGGGAATTCACACAGAACACAGACTTGAAGGGGGAAAATATTACATCCTACTTTCCGTGGCTTTGACTGAGACAGTTTTCCATCTTTGTTTGACACAGAGAGCATCATAGCAGGACCACTAGCATCTGGGACTTCTGTCACCAATGTCTCCAGTTGTGGTAGGTCACCTTGAGATGTGATTTATGATTATTTCCATCTTGAAACCATGGCAATTATTATTAGTCATCATTatcaccattattattattattgagagagaaagaggggagagagagagagagaatcttgctatgtagcttaggctaggCTCAAACTTGTGACCCTCCCACCTTgactttctaagtgctgggattgtaggtgtgtgctatcatgccCAGCTACCAtaacataacattttttttttatttaataaagttttatttttccaagtgTACAGCTGGTTGAACCTGTTCAAGCATCTTCGCCAGCAGCTGGGGCATCTCCACCCTTTGTGTTTCTGGTGTAAATTACTTGGGCTCTGTGCTTTGAAACCAGCTTGCTAAGTCCTTTACTAAGTAGCTCCTGAAGGGCTGCCCTGGCCAAAGAACCGCGAATCTTCCGTCTCTCGGAGACCACAGCTGGAGTGATGAGCTTGTAGCTGGGAACCTCCTTACAGAGTTTGTCGTGTGTAGCTTTGTCAGACAGGACCAGATTGTTGAGCTTGTCCCGAACTTTGCCTTTGGACCCCTTCTTCTTTGTGGCCCTGCCACCAGCCTTATTTACTGGGTCTTTGTCATTTTTGGCTGACTTTCCGgcatccttcttcttcttcttgtcatCCTTGGGCGGCATGATGAAGCTCGGAGAGTGGCGACGACCACTGCAGCCTCCCTAAGACGTCGGAAAAAAAGCTAACATAACATTTTAACATACCTTAAGAGCTGTATTTCTGTTTCATTGGTTTTTATGATaattctggttttttttattttatgtatttaaggCATTCATTTTAAAAGACTGCAGAGACTACACCCCACTGCCCGCGAGGCCCATGTTATACAAAGATTGAATCCCTGCGTGAAGGTATTCCCTTAGTAGGCTTTTCCTTAGCTCCATCTCTGTCAAGAAAGGGTCTGGTGTCTGTGCTCGGTACCTGTGTCCCTCTCCTTGATTTGGCTAAAGGATGGGGGAGAAATACATACATTTTGGTATGACTGGAAGGGCCACAGGCAGGGTTCACTGCTCCAATATCACCTTTGAGCTGCCACTTTTAAAATATGGTTCATATTGCCCAGTACCTCCCACATGCCAGgccagagacagaacagtgaacaAGGCATTTTCCTGATAGAAAAATGGAGAATAgaagataaattaaataaatggtgGATTCCAGGGGGATAAATACCAAGgagcaaaataaaaccagaaaaggaaatgggtggGGTGTAGAGGGCTAAATTTGCCGAGTTTCAAAGGTCTGAACTGGAGAGTCTTAGGGATTAGATGACTTCAGAGTCAAGACCCAAGGGAGATAAGGAGAAAGCTATGGAGACCTCTGGGAGAGGGTATCACAGTGAGAACACAAGccatgcaaaggccctgaggtccAAGTGGCCTGCAGTGGCCGGGAAACAGCAGAAGGCAGGTGTGGCTGGAGTAAGGGAAGAGGGAGCAGGGGACAGGTTAGAGAGACATCATGTAGAGGAGCTAGGCTGTCCAGACGGCTAGGGCTTCTGTGTTTTGACTAGGTCACAGATAGGGTTTAACTTGAATTTCTGTCTGCCATGCTGAGAACTGACTGAACGGAACGTAGGCAGGAGTGAGGAGACCAGGCAGGCCATGGGAAGTCACAAGCTTACAACAGGCGACTTGGAGCAAGCCCGgaaagggaggggacaggagTCAGGGTGGATATGTTTAGAAAGAGCCAAGGGGATTTGCTGGCAGCTGGATGTGgagtgtgtcagagagagagaagtcaaaGGCAGCCTCAGGGAGGGTGGGATGCCTTGCATCAAGAGAAATCTGTGGAGGGGACAAAGTTCAATGGTTTGAGCTCAGGAGCTCACTTTGGAcatcttactttttcttttgagataggtctcaccatgtagcccaggctggccttgaactcacagagactcaccaggattaaaggtacacacacaccaccaggtGACATCTTACTTCTGAGATGCCGGTTGGGAGAGTGGTCCAGGCTTGGAGGCATCACTTCTGGGTGAAATCCGACACAGTGAGACAAGCCTGCCCATCAGCAGCCCTCATACCTGCTCCCACTGGCACCAGTCAGATGCTTTTCATTAATCTCCCCTCAGTATCTTTACAAACTCCAGGGGAAGCAGCTGGTAACATTCTCACTGTACAGATGGATGAACTCACTCAAGATGTAAGGGGCCTGCTGAAGTCACATCGCCAGAGAAAAGCAAAGCTGGGGTTTCGGCTTACATTAGTTATTTCAGAACTCAAGCTTTGCAACCcattaaaaaattgtatttatatttgtttatttttggtttttttgtgtaacagccctggctgtcctagaactcacactgtagacctgactggcctcgaactcacagagatatgcctgcctctgcctctggagtgctgggattaaaggcatgtgacaccaccaccca containing:
- the LOC131905094 gene encoding small ribosomal subunit protein eS25-like, with product MPPKDDKKKKKDAGKSAKNDKDPVNKAGGRATKKKGSKGKVRDKLNNLVLSDKATHDKLCKEVPSYKLITPAVVSERRKIRGSLARAALQELLSKGLSKLVSKHRAQVIYTRNTKGGDAPAAGEDA